The following are from one region of the Rhizobacter sp. AJA081-3 genome:
- a CDS encoding CidA/LrgA family protein, whose protein sequence is MDALKGLAWLLLAQSAGEVLARWLHLPLPGPVLGLLILLVALRWNVVRAPVGAAADVLLGHLSLLFVPVGVGVMTHVGLITQYGARMLVVIVLSTWIGMAVTALVLRSLLRARG, encoded by the coding sequence ATGGACGCACTGAAGGGCCTGGCCTGGCTGCTGCTCGCGCAATCCGCGGGCGAAGTGCTGGCGCGATGGCTGCACCTGCCGTTGCCTGGCCCGGTGCTGGGCCTGCTGATCCTGCTCGTCGCACTGCGCTGGAACGTCGTACGCGCCCCGGTCGGCGCGGCAGCCGACGTGCTGCTCGGCCACCTCTCGCTGCTGTTCGTGCCGGTGGGCGTGGGCGTGATGACGCATGTCGGGCTGATCACGCAGTACGGCGCACGCATGCTGGTGGTCATCGTGCTGTCGACCTGGATCGGCATGGCCGTCACGGCGCTGGTGCTGCGCTCGCTGCTGCGCGCACGCGGCTGA
- the glcF gene encoding glycolate oxidase subunit GlcF, with amino-acid sequence MQTTLAPEFKGTRDGDAAEAILRKCVHCGFCTATCPTYQLLGDELDGPRGRIYLIKQVLEGKAVTRSTQQHLDRCLTCRNCESTCPSGVQYGHLVDIGRKLVDERVERPAGEKAVRWLLKEGLTSPLFGPAMKMGQWVRPLLPATLQAKVPGRAPANAHRWPTREHERKVLMLMGCVQPAMMPNINSATARVLDAAGIQTLVADGAGCCGALRTHLSDSEGGLADMRRNVDAWWPLVSAGKVEAIVMNASACGATVKDYGHALAHDPAYAERARRITALTKDLSELLPDLVPRLKPKLRRQGARKLAFHPPCTLQHGQQLRGGVETHLGELGFDVKLAAVESHLCCGSAGTYSVLQPELSNQLRDRKLGHLAPLAAEVIVSANIGCIQHLGNGTSTPVRHWVEVLDDALG; translated from the coding sequence ATGCAGACCACGCTCGCCCCCGAGTTCAAAGGCACGCGCGACGGCGATGCCGCCGAGGCCATCCTGCGCAAGTGCGTGCACTGCGGCTTCTGCACCGCCACCTGCCCGACCTACCAGCTGCTCGGCGACGAACTCGACGGCCCGCGCGGGCGCATCTACCTGATCAAGCAGGTGCTCGAGGGCAAGGCCGTCACGCGCAGCACGCAGCAGCACCTGGACCGCTGCCTGACCTGCCGCAACTGCGAGAGCACCTGCCCCTCGGGCGTGCAGTACGGGCACCTCGTCGACATCGGCCGCAAGCTGGTGGACGAGCGCGTCGAGCGGCCCGCCGGCGAGAAGGCCGTGCGCTGGCTGCTCAAGGAGGGCCTGACCTCGCCGCTGTTCGGCCCGGCGATGAAGATGGGGCAATGGGTGCGCCCGCTGCTGCCCGCCACGCTGCAGGCCAAGGTGCCGGGGCGCGCGCCCGCGAACGCGCACCGCTGGCCCACCCGCGAGCACGAGCGCAAGGTGCTGATGCTGATGGGCTGCGTGCAGCCGGCGATGATGCCCAACATCAACAGCGCCACCGCGCGCGTGCTCGACGCCGCCGGCATCCAGACGCTGGTGGCCGACGGCGCGGGCTGCTGCGGCGCGCTGCGCACGCACCTGAGCGACTCCGAAGGCGGCCTGGCCGACATGCGGCGCAACGTCGATGCGTGGTGGCCGCTGGTCTCGGCCGGCAAGGTCGAGGCGATCGTCATGAACGCCTCGGCCTGCGGCGCCACCGTGAAGGACTACGGCCACGCGCTGGCGCACGACCCGGCCTATGCCGAGCGCGCCCGGCGCATCACCGCGCTCACCAAGGACCTCAGCGAGCTGCTGCCCGACCTGGTGCCGCGCCTGAAGCCGAAGCTGCGCCGCCAGGGCGCGCGCAAGCTCGCCTTCCACCCGCCCTGCACGCTGCAGCACGGCCAGCAGCTGCGCGGCGGCGTCGAGACGCACCTGGGCGAGCTCGGCTTCGACGTGAAGCTCGCGGCGGTCGAGTCGCACCTGTGCTGCGGCTCCGCCGGCACCTACTCGGTGCTGCAGCCCGAGCTCTCGAACCAGTTGCGCGATCGCAAGCTCGGCCACCTGGCGCCGCTGGCGGCCGAGGTGATCGTGTCGGCCAACATCGGCTGCATCCAGCATCTGGGCAACGGCACGAGCACGCCGGTG
- a CDS encoding LrgB family protein yields the protein MHSFVELWVYLSATPLFGLTATLVTYVLAQTVYERVGQAPWANPVLWTVLTLAVLLTLSGTAYPTYFAGAQFIHFLLGPAVVALAWPLWQRRAELRARALAVLAAALAGGAAAAGSAVGLGWALGLPAPVLRSLAPKSITAPVAMGIAEQLGGIPALAAAFAVVTGLVGAISAKYLLDALRISQPEVRGFALGTASHGIGAARAMQVHADAGAYAGLALGVQVVLAALLMPFIARLF from the coding sequence ATGCACAGCTTCGTCGAACTCTGGGTCTACCTCTCGGCCACGCCGCTGTTCGGGCTGACCGCGACGCTGGTGACGTACGTGCTCGCGCAGACCGTCTACGAACGCGTCGGCCAGGCGCCCTGGGCCAACCCGGTGCTGTGGACGGTGCTCACGCTGGCCGTGTTGCTGACGCTCAGTGGCACCGCCTACCCGACCTACTTCGCCGGCGCGCAGTTCATCCACTTCCTGCTCGGCCCCGCCGTGGTCGCGTTGGCCTGGCCGCTGTGGCAACGCCGCGCCGAGCTGCGTGCCCGCGCCTTGGCCGTGCTGGCGGCCGCGCTGGCCGGGGGTGCGGCGGCGGCCGGCTCGGCGGTCGGTCTGGGCTGGGCGCTCGGCCTGCCCGCGCCGGTGCTGCGCTCGCTGGCGCCCAAGTCGATCACCGCGCCGGTGGCCATGGGCATCGCCGAGCAGCTCGGCGGCATCCCGGCGCTGGCCGCGGCCTTCGCCGTGGTCACCGGCCTGGTGGGGGCGATCAGCGCCAAGTACCTGCTCGACGCGCTGCGCATCAGCCAGCCCGAGGTGCGCGGCTTCGCGCTGGGCACGGCGTCGCACGGCATCGGCGCCGCCCGCGCGATGCAGGTGCACGCCGATGCCGGGGCCTACGCCGGCCTGGCGCTGGGCGTGCAGGTGGTGCTGGCCGCGCTGCTGATGCCCTTCATCGCCCGACTGTTCTGA